A region of the Halalkalibaculum roseum genome:
TGTACAGAGAGACCCAGTTCTTTTGCCGTATTTGACATAACCCGGAGATCGCTTTCCGAATAACAGGTACCCCCTCCTTTATTGGTGGCATTTTCGAGAACAATTACAGAAGGTTTCGGCTCCCAGTCTTGTCCTGAACGCATCGCCTCTTTTATCAGATCGGGAGTTAGCTTACCCTTTGTTCCTCTAAGCGGATTCAGTTGCACTGATGATATGAGAGAAGCCGCAGCCGTTTCATAATTGAATATGTGTCCCTTGTAGTCTATTAAGACTTCATCCCCGGCACTGCAGAGCAATTTCAAAGCGAGTTGATTACTCATGACACCGCTTGGCACAAACAGACCCGATTCCATACCAAACATGGATGATACTTTTTCCTGCAAGCGATTGACGGTCGGATCTTCCCCAAACACATCATCCCCTACCTCTGCCTGCACCATAGCTTTTCGCATCTCCTCGGTAGGTTTCGTTACGGTATCACTTCTAAGATCAATCATAGAACTCATTGTTTGTGCTTTGTGATATTATCGTAAAAGGTTTGAAGATCTATATTGCTGCCACAGACGATAATGCCCACTCGCTTATCTTTTAGCTTTTCGTGAAGCGGGTAACGCAGAGCTGCAGTAGCCGAGGCACCGGCCGGTTCTACAGCCAATTTCATTTCCAGAAACATCAGTTCCATGGTTTGCGACATCTGTTCATCAGAAACTTTGACTATCTCATCAACAAATCGTTTGGCCAGTCCAAAACTGTAGGGTGCTGCATGTGGAGCACCAAGGCTGTCGGCCATAGTATCAACTTTATCAATTTCTTCGGGCTTACCCGCTGCAAAACTTTTTGACATGGAGTCGGCCCCCTCCGGTTCAACGCCATACACCTTACACTCAGGCTGCATTTGCTTTACGGCAGCAGCAATACCTGCAATCAGTCCGCCTCCGCCAATCGGTACAATCACCGCGTCCATATCTTGAACCTGTTCGCATAATTCCAGTCCCACTGTTGCAGTACCCAGTGCTGTCAGCGGACCTTCAAAGGGATGGATAAAACTTCTTCCCTCCTCCTCTTCAATTTGTCGCACCTTATCAAAAGCCTGGTGGACATCATCTACAAGAATAACTTCAGCTCCATAGGACTTGCAACGTTCTACACGTGATGGATTTGCCGATTTTGGCATAACCACTTTAGCAGAGGTATCTACGGTTTTTGCGGCGTAAGCAACGGCAATAGCATGGTTACCGGCGCTCACGGCAGTCACTCCCCGCTTGAGCTCCTCCACATCTAGATCCAACATATTGAGGAGAGCACCGCGTGGCTTGAAACTGCCCCCGTATTGAAAGAGTTCTAGTTTCAAAAATAGCTCAGTTTTCTCACCGAATATCCGAGATGATTCATCACCTTTCCACTGCCATACCGGCGTGTGACGAACCTTGTCTCCCAATTTTTTACGCGCCGAACGGATTTCATCTGTAGTTGGAAATTCAATAGAACTCATAATGAATCATTTTTTGATTAGGCAAGATTATAAAAAAGGCAACAGCCATATGGAAATGCAATATAGAGAACATGAAGAGGGCTCTTTGTTAATACTTATAACAATTTCTTCACCTTGATAATACCCAATATGCCGCATTAATCTCAGAAGTGACACGCTTACTGCACTTACATGCACCCTGAAATTAAATACTCCAGTTGTTATACTGGTTTTTGAACTGTTGAATGGGACGATCAGGGAGTATTAAGAAAAGACGGGACCAGATGAATAGCCCTAAAAGTGAAAATGAGCTTAAGATTGACAAGAGTACCCACAAACCGGTACCCACCACTAAAGAGCGCATCAAATATGCCCTAACTTCTGTCCTGTTAGGCTTTCTCTTGGTACAAATTATTGGATTCTGGATGTTTCCAGGTCCCGGACTAGGCGGTATTTATATGTTCTCCTCCGCCCATCACCTGGTCAACTCTGTGGGCAGTATAACCACTGTAATCATAACCGCTTTTCTGGCTATCTGTTTGGTTGCAGGATGGTTTCAGGGTAAATATTTCATCGACCGTTTGAAAGGGTATGTCAACTTTTGGAAGTTTTGGTGATTTGCAATCTCCGGCTACCACGCTGAATTTGTACTTTGATAACTTCAACACATAAAAAAGGCGACTCTCTTTCTGAGCCGCCCTTTAATGATCCCAATAATTCACTAATTGGAAAATTTTCAAATTTACGGTTAATCAATCATACTCAAAGAAGCCTTCTCCGGTTTTATCTCCCAGCTTTCCGGCATCGACCATTTTTACAAGAAGCGGACAAGGTCGGTATTTGGGATCTTTGAACCCTTCGTACAACACATTCATGATATCCAGGCATACATCCAGGCCGATGAAGTCAGCTAGTCGCAACGGTCCCATAGGATGTGCCATGCCCAGCTTCATTACCGAATCCACATCTTCGGGCTCGGCCACGCCTTCATGCACACAGTATATCGCCTCGTTGATCATTGGCATCAACACACGATTGGATACAAAACCGGGATAATCTTCCACCGGTATAGGTGTTTTATCCAGAAGACGTGCTGTTTCTTCGATGGTTTCGTAAGTCTCTTCGCTGGTCTCAAAGCCTTTCACAATCTCAACCAGCTTCATCACCGGTACGGGATTAAAGAAGTGCATCCCGATAAATTGTTCGGGTCGTGAAGTGGCCGCTGCGATTTTGGTAATGGAAATGGAAGAAGTGTTGGTAGCTAGTATGGTTCGTTCCGGTGCGGCTTCATCAACCTTGGAG
Encoded here:
- a CDS encoding threonine ammonia-lyase, whose protein sequence is MSSIEFPTTDEIRSARKKLGDKVRHTPVWQWKGDESSRIFGEKTELFLKLELFQYGGSFKPRGALLNMLDLDVEELKRGVTAVSAGNHAIAVAYAAKTVDTSAKVVMPKSANPSRVERCKSYGAEVILVDDVHQAFDKVRQIEEEEGRSFIHPFEGPLTALGTATVGLELCEQVQDMDAVIVPIGGGGLIAGIAAAVKQMQPECKVYGVEPEGADSMSKSFAAGKPEEIDKVDTMADSLGAPHAAPYSFGLAKRFVDEIVKVSDEQMSQTMELMFLEMKLAVEPAGASATAALRYPLHEKLKDKRVGIIVCGSNIDLQTFYDNITKHKQ
- a CDS encoding 3-hydroxyacyl-CoA dehydrogenase family protein, encoding MDIKKVAVIGGGTMGNGITHVFAMNGIPVNLVEMSEELAEKALSTIEKNLDRMVKKEKIDATEKVETLESITTFTSVEDAVKDVDLVVEAVPENFELKKKVFSKVDEAAPERTILATNTSSISITKIAAATSRPEQFIGMHFFNPVPVMKLVEIVKGFETSEETYETIEETARLLDKTPIPVEDYPGFVSNRVLMPMINEAIYCVHEGVAEPEDVDSVMKLGMAHPMGPLRLADFIGLDVCLDIMNVLYEGFKDPKYRPCPLLVKMVDAGKLGDKTGEGFFEYD